Proteins encoded in a region of the Clostridium butyricum genome:
- the obgE gene encoding GTPase ObgE gives MFIDKAKVFIKSGNGGDGAITFRREKYVPLGGPDGGDGGKGGSIIFKVDTGITTLLDFKYKKKFIAECGGNGSGSKCYGKDGADLIINVPMGTIIREAESNKIIADMSHKDEELVVLKGGKGGKGNTKFATATKQAPHYAEPGMPGAELNITLELKLLADVGLLGFPNVGKSTLLSMTTKAKPKIANYHFTTIKPNLGVVAVDGIEPFVMADIPGIIEGAAEGVGLGIQFLRHIERTRLLIHVVDISGVEGREPFEDFVKINEELKKYSVKLWDRPQIVVANKSDMLYDESIYEDFKKKVEELGYTKVFKMSAATNDGVDAVMKEAARMLKEIPITELEIAEDERYIPEDRKFTYEISVEDNEEGTKTYVVEGTFVDRLLHAVNVNDADSLRYFHKVLRNKGVFDEVREMGIKDGDFMRLNDFEFEYIL, from the coding sequence ATGTTTATAGATAAAGCCAAGGTTTTTATTAAATCAGGAAATGGTGGAGATGGTGCCATTACATTCAGAAGAGAAAAGTACGTACCATTAGGCGGACCAGATGGTGGAGATGGAGGAAAAGGCGGAAGCATTATTTTCAAAGTTGATACAGGGATTACTACATTATTAGATTTCAAATACAAAAAGAAATTTATAGCTGAATGTGGTGGTAATGGAAGCGGATCAAAATGTTATGGTAAAGATGGAGCGGATCTTATAATTAATGTACCAATGGGAACAATTATAAGAGAAGCTGAAAGTAATAAAATAATAGCGGATATGTCTCATAAAGATGAAGAGTTAGTAGTATTAAAAGGTGGTAAAGGTGGTAAAGGAAATACTAAATTTGCTACTGCAACAAAGCAGGCACCACATTATGCTGAACCAGGTATGCCAGGAGCTGAATTAAATATAACTCTTGAATTAAAATTACTTGCAGACGTAGGATTATTAGGTTTCCCTAATGTAGGTAAATCAACATTACTTTCTATGACTACAAAAGCAAAACCAAAGATAGCAAACTATCATTTTACAACAATAAAGCCAAACTTAGGTGTTGTTGCTGTTGATGGAATAGAACCATTTGTTATGGCTGATATTCCAGGAATAATTGAAGGTGCAGCTGAAGGTGTAGGACTTGGGATTCAATTCTTAAGACATATCGAAAGAACAAGATTATTAATACATGTTGTTGATATATCAGGTGTTGAAGGAAGAGAACCTTTTGAAGATTTCGTTAAGATTAATGAAGAGTTAAAAAAATACTCAGTTAAACTTTGGGATAGACCTCAAATAGTTGTAGCTAATAAGAGTGATATGCTTTATGATGAAAGCATATATGAAGACTTCAAGAAAAAAGTTGAAGAATTAGGATATACTAAAGTATTCAAAATGTCAGCAGCTACAAATGATGGAGTAGATGCTGTAATGAAAGAAGCAGCAAGAATGCTTAAGGAAATTCCAATAACTGAACTAGAAATAGCTGAAGATGAAAGATACATCCCAGAAGATAGAAAGTTCACTTATGAAATAAGTGTTGAAGATAATGAAGAAGGTACAAAAACATATGTTGTTGAAGGTACTTTTGTTGACAGATTATTGCATGCTGTCAATGTAAATGATGCTGACTCGTTAAGATATTTCCATAAAGTTCTTAGAAATAAGGGAGTATTTGATGAAGTTAGAGAAATGGGAATCAAAGACGGAGACTTTATGAGATTAAATGACTTTGAATTTGAATACATCCTTTAA
- the yhbY gene encoding ribosome assembly RNA-binding protein YhbY — translation MITTKQRAYLRSLGSTMSPIFQIGKGGIEENFLIQVKQALEARELIKIKVLENSGLDTREASDMICKAVGCEGIQAIGNKIVLYKQSSNLKKRKIELPTK, via the coding sequence ATGATAACAACAAAACAAAGAGCATATTTAAGAAGTTTAGGAAGCACAATGTCACCTATATTTCAAATTGGAAAAGGTGGAATTGAAGAAAACTTTTTAATTCAAGTAAAGCAGGCTTTAGAAGCTAGAGAGTTAATAAAAATAAAAGTTTTAGAAAATAGTGGATTAGATACTAGAGAAGCTTCAGACATGATTTGTAAAGCTGTTGGATGTGAAGGCATTCAAGCAATAGGAAATAAGATTGTTCTATATAAGCAATCAAGTAACTTAAAAAAGAGAAAAATTGAATTACCTACTAAGTAA
- the nadD gene encoding nicotinate-nucleotide adenylyltransferase — protein sequence MKRYGIIGGTFDPIHNAHLYIAYEAKKQLDLDNVVFMPAGIQPFKKENKVTDSELRYNMVKLAIEPYKEFSISDYEIEKEGLSFTYETLEYFKENYNNEKVDLFFITGADCLMSIDKWKNVSKIFSLCTFVVFSRGGFNSEDLSKKKKEVEEKYSCKIVILELKELEISSTDIRERVKNGRKIDFFVPEKVNKFILENNLYKE from the coding sequence ATGAAGCGATATGGTATAATAGGAGGAACATTTGATCCTATTCATAATGCACATTTATATATAGCGTATGAAGCAAAGAAACAGCTGGATTTGGATAATGTAGTATTTATGCCAGCAGGAATACAGCCATTTAAAAAAGAAAATAAGGTTACTGATTCAGAACTTAGATATAACATGGTTAAGTTGGCTATAGAGCCATACAAAGAATTTTCAATTTCAGATTATGAAATTGAAAAAGAAGGGCTTAGTTTTACTTATGAAACATTAGAGTATTTTAAGGAAAATTACAATAACGAAAAAGTAGACCTTTTCTTTATTACAGGAGCAGATTGCTTAATGAGCATAGATAAATGGAAGAATGTATCCAAGATATTTTCACTTTGCACTTTTGTTGTATTTTCAAGAGGTGGATTTAATTCAGAAGATCTTAGTAAAAAGAAGAAAGAAGTTGAAGAAAAATATAGCTGCAAAATTGTCATTTTAGAATTAAAAGAATTAGAAATATCATCAACAGATATTAGAGAAAGAGTTAAAAATGGAAGGAAAATAGACTTTTTTGTGCCGGAAAAAGTTAATAAATTTATATTAGAAAATAATTTATATAAAGAATAG
- the yqeK gene encoding bis(5'-nucleosyl)-tetraphosphatase (symmetrical) YqeK — protein sequence MLSIEEIREYLKSNLKESRYNHTLGVCETSVKLAELNGISIEKAEIAALAHDVAKNLDKEEMLKIINENNIELSNVEKENMNLWHSIIGPIVAQEKLGITDEDILNAVRWHTTGKENMSVLVKIIYIADMIEPGRSFPGVEEIRKETFENLDKGVYLGLTHSIQFLLSKNLLIDENTMKARNYFLFK from the coding sequence TTGCTATCAATAGAAGAAATTAGAGAGTATTTAAAGTCGAATTTAAAAGAAAGTAGATATAATCATACTCTTGGTGTATGTGAAACATCTGTAAAACTTGCAGAATTAAATGGAATATCTATAGAAAAAGCAGAAATTGCTGCTCTTGCTCATGATGTTGCTAAAAACTTAGATAAAGAGGAAATGTTAAAAATAATAAACGAAAATAATATAGAACTTTCTAATGTTGAAAAAGAAAATATGAATTTATGGCATAGTATAATAGGACCAATAGTAGCACAAGAAAAATTAGGAATAACTGATGAAGATATATTAAATGCCGTGAGATGGCATACTACTGGAAAGGAAAATATGTCTGTTCTTGTAAAAATAATTTACATAGCGGATATGATAGAACCAGGAAGAAGCTTTCCTGGAGTAGAAGAGATAAGAAAAGAAACTTTTGAAAATCTTGATAAAGGAGTTTATTTAGGACTTACACATAGTATTCAGTTTCTTTTGAGCAAGAATTTATTGATAGATGAAAATACAATGAAGGCAAGAAATTATTTTTTGTTTAAATAA
- a CDS encoding LCP family protein, translated as MGRKDKKKKRFNKGNDGTNKFEKIILGVISIFLTFTVFSIISGFIALMEVGSQSMPKASNPSGNKPVNILLLGMDIGDPNQEDNKDIKRTDTIMVVNYNPETDKITTVSVPRDTLIQNNGNSVKINSAFAIGGYSRIKTEVEGLLNVNINYIVKVDYDAFVDIIDAIGGVKMKIERNMIYDDEGQNLHINFKAGETVKLDGQKAQEFFRWRKNNDGSGFANGDLDRIQNQQKFIAKVIDKCTNPLIVFRIPKIMSAIGNNVETNMSPFSIIKYGLKFMGVSNNDISMLTAAGTPKTINGQSFLVFDKNSNKDIISQLASSEVSSKSENGISKENIKIKILNATKINGLASELKINMNNIGYTKIDTGNTELSDKTVILSNNKNMLKTISKDLDIKNSGKKDDKAEYKDYDVIIILGKDFKKFGE; from the coding sequence ATGGGGAGAAAAGATAAGAAAAAGAAACGGTTTAACAAAGGTAATGATGGTACAAATAAATTTGAAAAAATAATACTTGGAGTTATATCGATTTTTTTAACTTTTACAGTATTTTCGATAATATCAGGTTTTATAGCACTTATGGAAGTGGGAAGTCAATCCATGCCTAAGGCATCAAACCCATCTGGCAATAAACCAGTAAATATTCTACTCTTAGGTATGGATATTGGAGATCCTAACCAAGAGGATAATAAGGATATTAAGCGTACAGATACAATAATGGTGGTTAATTATAATCCAGAAACGGACAAAATAACAACAGTATCAGTACCAAGGGATACTTTAATACAGAATAATGGTAACAGTGTAAAGATTAATTCTGCATTTGCCATTGGAGGATATTCCAGAATAAAAACAGAGGTAGAGGGTCTTCTTAATGTAAATATAAATTATATAGTTAAAGTAGATTATGATGCATTTGTGGATATAATAGATGCCATAGGCGGAGTTAAAATGAAAATTGAAAGAAATATGATTTATGATGATGAAGGACAAAATCTTCATATAAACTTTAAGGCTGGAGAAACTGTGAAGCTTGATGGACAGAAAGCACAAGAATTTTTCAGATGGAGAAAAAATAATGATGGAAGTGGCTTTGCAAATGGTGATTTAGATAGAATACAGAATCAGCAAAAATTTATTGCAAAAGTAATAGATAAATGCACAAATCCTCTCATTGTTTTTAGAATACCTAAGATAATGTCAGCAATAGGAAATAATGTAGAAACTAATATGTCTCCATTTTCAATAATAAAATATGGATTAAAGTTTATGGGTGTAAGTAATAATGATATATCAATGCTTACAGCTGCAGGAACGCCAAAAACAATAAATGGACAGTCATTTTTGGTATTTGATAAAAATTCAAATAAGGATATAATTTCTCAGTTAGCTTCATCAGAAGTTTCATCAAAATCAGAAAATGGTATATCAAAAGAGAATATAAAAATAAAGATATTAAATGCAACAAAAATCAACGGATTAGCATCAGAGTTAAAAATTAATATGAATAATATAGGATATACAAAAATTGATACTGGAAATACAGAGCTTTCTGATAAGACAGTAATATTAAGTAATAATAAAAACATGCTAAAAACAATATCAAAGGATTTAGATATTAAGAATAGTGGAAAAAAGGATGATAAAGCAGAATACAAAGATTATGATGTTATTATAATTCTTGGCAAGGACTTCAAAAAGTTTGGAGAGTAA
- a CDS encoding RluA family pseudouridine synthase produces MSILEKKVTGIEEGTKIREYLKMEMGLSTRLIRSASIDKRIFVNDIPVKMNRVINEGEVIKIDLAKDESQDIAPEKMDIEIIYEDEDILVVNKKPFMVVHPTKSYQSGTLANGVINYFMESGQNCIVRLVSRLDMNTSGLIIIAKNQFSHGMLSKEMTENKVTKRYLAVVHGILENEEGTIDRPIYRPEGIDFGIMRIVDERGQRSITHYKVIEKYENASLVECTLETGRTHQIRVHLSSIGHPIYGDSLYGSGDEEQDLISRQALHAYSLDFRSPRTGEILSLKSNLPEDIKTLIEKIKK; encoded by the coding sequence ATGAGTATCTTAGAAAAAAAGGTGACTGGAATAGAAGAGGGAACTAAAATAAGAGAATATTTAAAGATGGAAATGGGATTATCTACAAGATTAATCAGAAGTGCATCCATTGATAAAAGAATATTTGTAAATGACATTCCAGTAAAAATGAATCGTGTTATCAATGAAGGTGAAGTAATAAAAATAGATTTAGCAAAAGATGAAAGTCAAGATATTGCACCAGAAAAGATGGATATTGAAATAATATATGAAGATGAAGATATATTAGTAGTGAATAAGAAACCATTTATGGTAGTTCATCCTACAAAGAGTTATCAAAGTGGAACACTTGCAAATGGTGTAATAAATTATTTTATGGAAAGTGGTCAAAACTGTATTGTAAGACTTGTCTCAAGATTGGATATGAATACATCTGGACTTATAATAATTGCTAAAAATCAATTTTCTCATGGAATGCTTTCGAAGGAAATGACTGAAAATAAAGTTACTAAGAGATATCTTGCAGTTGTTCATGGGATATTAGAAAATGAAGAAGGAACTATTGATCGTCCAATATATAGACCAGAAGGAATTGATTTTGGAATAATGAGAATAGTTGATGAAAGAGGCCAAAGAAGTATAACTCATTATAAAGTAATAGAAAAGTATGAAAATGCAAGTCTTGTTGAATGTACACTTGAAACAGGAAGAACCCATCAGATAAGAGTACATTTAAGCAGTATAGGACACCCTATATACGGTGATTCTCTATATGGTAGTGGAGATGAAGAGCAGGATTTAATAAGCAGACAGGCGCTTCATGCATATTCATTAGATTTTAGATCACCAAGAACTGGTGAAATCCTTTCTTTAAAATCTAATCTTCCAGAAGACATTAAAACTTTAATAGAGAAAATTAAAAAGTAG
- a CDS encoding D-alanyl-D-alanine carboxypeptidase family protein, whose product MKRYFKFLSMLLLFLCIPLTVHAETAKPEINAQGCALIDASSGTILYGKNEDCTFEPASTTKVMTALVALDKCKLTDEVTIQENFTSVDGTAIGLLKGDVVTVHDLLLGLLMESGNDCANELAYHVSGSIDSFAQLMNEKAKELGATATSFRNPSGLPDPEHLTTPHDLALFLREAIKNQDFLDIAQTPYATITMINNPERTIIINNKNYMINKNSKYYYQYALCGKNGYTTKANHTYVSSAEKDGHILIASFLNAMDKNQNFFDMQSVFNYGFDNYSFVKLYDKGQEVAQYDVTKNLTVPLLINKTLEYPVLKGDESTLSFDIKVNDEDLSKKSFNKDENILTGTIYVNDKKLETVDLASGVSRTYESPLSAEAFSNNPKIPIYIAVSIAGIAIIVGLGIFIKKKLSINGKH is encoded by the coding sequence ATGAAAAGATATTTTAAATTTTTGAGTATGCTGCTACTTTTTCTGTGTATACCTTTAACAGTACATGCAGAAACTGCAAAACCAGAAATTAATGCTCAAGGGTGCGCATTAATAGATGCATCGAGCGGCACAATTCTTTATGGTAAAAATGAAGACTGCACCTTTGAACCTGCTTCAACAACTAAAGTTATGACTGCACTTGTTGCTTTAGACAAATGCAAATTAACAGATGAAGTTACTATTCAAGAGAATTTCACTTCTGTTGATGGTACAGCAATCGGTCTTTTAAAAGGTGATGTTGTTACCGTTCATGACCTTCTTTTAGGACTACTTATGGAGTCTGGTAATGATTGTGCTAATGAATTAGCTTATCATGTAAGTGGAAGTATTGACAGCTTTGCACAGCTTATGAATGAAAAGGCAAAGGAACTTGGCGCTACTGCAACAAGCTTTAGAAATCCAAGTGGTCTTCCAGATCCAGAACATCTTACAACGCCTCATGATTTAGCACTCTTTCTAAGAGAAGCAATTAAAAATCAGGATTTTTTAGATATTGCACAAACACCATATGCGACTATAACAATGATTAATAATCCAGAAAGAACTATAATAATTAATAATAAAAATTATATGATTAATAAAAATTCAAAATATTATTATCAATATGCTCTTTGTGGTAAAAATGGATATACAACAAAAGCTAATCATACATATGTATCTTCTGCTGAAAAAGATGGACATATTCTTATTGCATCATTTCTAAATGCTATGGATAAGAATCAAAACTTCTTCGATATGCAGTCAGTATTTAATTATGGTTTCGATAATTATTCTTTTGTTAAGCTTTATGACAAAGGTCAAGAAGTTGCACAATATGATGTTACTAAAAATCTTACAGTTCCTTTACTTATCAATAAAACATTAGAATATCCTGTTTTAAAAGGTGATGAATCAACTTTATCTTTTGATATAAAAGTAAATGACGAAGATTTGAGTAAAAAATCTTTCAATAAAGATGAAAATATTTTAACAGGAACTATTTATGTTAATGATAAAAAATTAGAAACAGTTGATTTAGCTTCTGGTGTTTCAAGAACATATGAATCACCACTTTCTGCTGAAGCATTTTCAAATAATCCTAAGATTCCAATCTATATTGCAGTTAGCATTGCTGGAATTGCTATTATTGTTGGACTAGGTATATTTATAAAAAAGAAACTTTCAATTAATGGCAAGCATTAA
- a CDS encoding helix-hairpin-helix domain-containing protein has product MKDNFLKYKKIGLMSILAIVVIVSVIFYNAKGFKQLNKNNTESIFVDDDNLVFENGKEDKLPSQDSVNMSKQMESKLEDKTIVVEIKGQVKKPDVYTIDKNSIINDLIDLAGGVTENADLSNINRAKKLQNHEMIYIADKNDINNDYTQATNMENGSMDNEILVDINTATTDKLKTLNGIGDSKAKSIIEYREQNGGFKSIEEIKNVTGIGDKMFEKIKESITV; this is encoded by the coding sequence ATGAAAGATAACTTTCTTAAGTATAAGAAGATAGGATTAATGAGTATTTTGGCTATTGTAGTAATTGTAAGCGTGATTTTTTACAATGCTAAAGGATTCAAACAACTCAATAAAAATAATACTGAAAGTATTTTTGTAGATGATGATAATCTTGTATTTGAAAATGGTAAAGAAGATAAGTTACCTTCACAGGATTCTGTAAATATGAGTAAGCAAATGGAAAGCAAATTAGAAGATAAAACAATAGTAGTTGAGATAAAGGGGCAGGTAAAAAAACCAGATGTTTACACCATTGATAAAAATTCAATAATAAATGATTTGATAGATTTAGCTGGTGGAGTTACTGAAAATGCAGATTTAAGTAATATAAATAGGGCTAAAAAACTTCAAAATCATGAAATGATTTATATTGCAGATAAGAATGATATCAATAATGATTATACTCAAGCTACTAATATGGAAAATGGTTCAATGGATAATGAAATTCTTGTAGATATTAATACTGCAACTACAGATAAATTGAAAACACTAAATGGAATTGGTGATTCAAAGGCTAAGAGTATAATTGAATATAGAGAGCAAAATGGAGGATTTAAGAGTATAGAAGAAATAAAAAATGTAACGGGAATTGGAGATAAGATGTTTGAAAAAATAAAGGAAAGTATCACCGTTTAA